A genomic window from Agrobacterium tumefaciens includes:
- a CDS encoding PaaX family transcriptional regulator — MDEDMSLSLLLSNASLRAASFIVTIYGDVVEPRGGAIWVGNLIETCAEVGISETLVRTAASRLVSAGQLTGERQGRRSYYSLTEAAQTDFAAAARLLFGTADEPVWRFVYLGGPAFEADARALELAGYTRLGSRLSIGVRPLPPLSAAAVTFNAEVAGGGAGLKELAAEQWGLQSYDAAYREFLERYGKFSEALEAGAQLSPIEHLAARLLLVHQYRMIVLHDPRLPAGALPDDWPHAEVRRLFARLYVRLSKKADDFIARKFLTEDGPLPAETAATRHRIDGLLAIL; from the coding sequence GTGGATGAGGACATGTCGCTAAGCCTTCTCCTGAGTAATGCTTCGCTCAGAGCTGCGAGCTTCATCGTCACGATTTACGGCGATGTCGTCGAGCCGAGGGGTGGCGCGATCTGGGTCGGCAACCTCATCGAAACCTGCGCGGAAGTTGGCATCAGCGAGACTTTGGTGCGCACCGCAGCATCCAGGCTGGTTTCCGCCGGCCAGTTGACCGGCGAGCGGCAGGGACGTCGCAGCTATTATAGTCTTACCGAGGCAGCCCAGACTGATTTCGCGGCGGCCGCGCGTCTGCTTTTCGGCACTGCCGATGAGCCGGTCTGGCGTTTTGTTTACCTCGGCGGACCTGCCTTCGAGGCCGATGCGCGAGCCCTGGAGTTGGCTGGATACACCCGGCTTGGTTCTCGCCTGTCAATTGGCGTGCGGCCACTTCCACCCCTGTCTGCCGCAGCCGTCACCTTTAATGCCGAGGTTGCCGGTGGCGGCGCCGGCCTCAAGGAACTGGCGGCGGAACAATGGGGTCTGCAGAGTTACGATGCGGCCTATCGGGAATTCCTTGAACGATACGGCAAATTCTCCGAGGCGCTGGAAGCGGGAGCACAGCTCAGCCCGATAGAACATCTGGCCGCCCGTCTTCTTCTTGTCCATCAATACCGGATGATCGTCCTGCATGACCCGCGGCTTCCCGCCGGTGCGCTGCCCGATGATTGGCCTCATGCCGAAGTACGGCGCCTTTTTGCCCGGCTCTATGTTCGTTTGTCAAAAAAGGCGGACGACTTCATTGCGCGGAAATTTCTGACGGAGGACGGGCCTCTGCCGGCCGAAACGGCTGCCACCAGGCATCGAATAGACGGGCTCCTCGCCATCTTGTGA
- a CDS encoding HAD-IA family hydrolase has protein sequence MLPSNPIQSQFFDAFLFDMDGTILDSSAASERVWGGWARENGIPTPPYHGRRVEDTMADLKSAGIDPAKAAAEITERELSDLDGVVPIPGAIEFLGSLPSEKWAVVTSAPKELALRRIAAAGLPRPMAIIAAEDVKQGKPKPDPFLAGAGLLSVDPTRCLVFEDADAGIYAAEAAGASVVVITHTNSATIRDRPAVADYRDLRALVVGASLSVELVQRS, from the coding sequence ATGTTGCCGTCCAATCCGATCCAGTCCCAATTCTTTGATGCATTCCTGTTCGACATGGACGGGACGATTCTCGACTCCAGCGCTGCGTCGGAGCGCGTCTGGGGAGGATGGGCCAGGGAAAACGGAATTCCGACGCCACCCTATCATGGTCGCCGGGTGGAGGACACGATGGCAGACCTGAAAAGCGCAGGAATTGATCCCGCGAAGGCCGCGGCTGAAATCACCGAACGGGAGCTCTCGGATCTCGACGGCGTGGTTCCTATCCCGGGAGCGATCGAATTTCTGGGATCGCTTCCAAGCGAGAAATGGGCGGTGGTGACCTCTGCTCCGAAGGAACTCGCCCTGAGACGTATCGCGGCGGCCGGATTGCCCCGACCGATGGCAATCATTGCGGCAGAAGATGTAAAGCAGGGAAAACCGAAGCCCGATCCGTTTCTTGCGGGCGCGGGGCTTCTTTCCGTTGATCCCACGCGATGCCTCGTGTTCGAGGATGCGGATGCGGGAATTTATGCGGCAGAGGCTGCCGGCGCCTCCGTTGTTGTGATCACGCATACCAACAGTGCGACCATCAGGGATAGGCCGGCCGTGGCTGATTATCGGGATCTGCGTGCCCTGGTGGTTGGAGCGTCTCTTTCGGTTGAGCTGGTTCAACGCAGTTAG
- a CDS encoding sugar ABC transporter substrate-binding protein, which produces MKKLVKNSVLAAFGMSLALSAAAVHAQDKKVLGVALPNLTNPYYVAMKKSFEENGAKQGFDVRVLIADNDDAKQLSQVQTLAQQSVSAVALNCVSSGPCVASVSELNQAKIPVFTINLLPDPAGLKAENLKVEQAVQTDQKAGGVYIGKQLLKDIGADGKAVIGIVGEPTSVAANARDEGFKEALASNPNVKFVALVNGKVEETTSLKVTTEMLQGNPEITVVYSDTEPSALGAIAAIEQLGRNDVTLYAFVDKLGVKHIEDNTILKAGAIQEPAKLAQIQVENIKKFLDGGKLDPVIDSPPLLVNKDNAGETVDKAY; this is translated from the coding sequence ATGAAGAAACTCGTGAAGAATTCCGTATTGGCGGCGTTTGGCATGTCGCTTGCGCTGTCCGCTGCAGCTGTCCATGCACAGGACAAGAAGGTTCTGGGCGTTGCCCTGCCGAACCTGACAAACCCCTATTACGTGGCGATGAAGAAGAGCTTCGAGGAAAACGGCGCCAAGCAGGGCTTCGACGTTCGCGTGCTGATCGCCGACAATGACGACGCCAAGCAGCTTTCGCAGGTCCAGACGCTTGCCCAGCAAAGCGTCAGTGCGGTCGCATTGAACTGCGTCTCGTCCGGCCCCTGCGTCGCCTCCGTTTCCGAACTCAATCAGGCAAAGATCCCGGTCTTCACGATCAACCTCCTGCCCGATCCGGCGGGTCTGAAGGCTGAAAATCTGAAGGTCGAACAGGCCGTGCAGACCGACCAGAAGGCCGGCGGCGTCTATATCGGCAAGCAGCTGCTGAAGGACATCGGCGCGGACGGCAAGGCCGTCATCGGCATCGTCGGCGAGCCGACCTCCGTGGCGGCAAATGCCCGTGACGAAGGCTTCAAGGAAGCCCTGGCGTCCAACCCCAACGTCAAGTTCGTCGCGCTCGTCAACGGCAAGGTCGAGGAAACCACCTCGCTGAAGGTCACGACGGAAATGCTTCAGGGCAACCCTGAAATCACCGTCGTCTATTCCGACACCGAACCGTCCGCGCTCGGCGCAATCGCCGCAATCGAACAGCTCGGCCGCAATGATGTGACGCTCTACGCCTTTGTCGACAAGCTCGGCGTGAAGCACATCGAGGACAACACGATCCTGAAGGCCGGGGCGATTCAGGAGCCCGCCAAGCTTGCCCAGATCCAGGTCGAGAACATCAAGAAATTCCTTGACGGCGGGAAGCTCGACCCTGTGATCGACAGCCCGCCGTTGCTCGTCAACAAGGACAATGCCGGCGAAACCGTCGACAAGGCCTACTAA
- a CDS encoding ABC transporter permease has product MTDMTQTQPYDGKGIRIPAEAGIAFVLLVVMIAGAIASPNFLTLSNIFVLLLNGAVIGFLCLGQSFVLFTGGIDLSCGSIVAMTCVLAAVFIEYVGLPWPVAAVLVLASGALAGALNGIIIDKTGVPPFIVTFAMMGVAASVPQIITGAESIRVMDFGYRFIGQYKLFGIPFPVIALAVAVVLAALFIKRTVTGTHIFAVGGNVEAARLAGVNTSRITILVYAISGFCGACGGLIYGSRLMTGYPTAGRGDELFFSIAGAVVGGVSLFGGIGSIWGAMIGATLIATISNLMNVLNVSAYWQPLVIGVIILVGVTFDTMRSSSRLSLPWVALLKKKFSASA; this is encoded by the coding sequence ATGACGGACATGACACAGACCCAACCCTATGACGGCAAGGGAATTCGCATCCCCGCCGAAGCAGGCATCGCCTTCGTTCTTCTCGTCGTGATGATCGCCGGCGCCATCGCGTCTCCGAATTTCCTCACGCTGTCGAACATTTTCGTGCTGCTTCTCAACGGCGCGGTCATCGGCTTCCTCTGCCTCGGGCAATCGTTTGTCCTGTTCACAGGCGGTATCGACCTTTCCTGCGGATCGATTGTCGCGATGACCTGCGTTCTTGCCGCCGTCTTCATCGAATATGTCGGCCTGCCCTGGCCGGTCGCAGCGGTGCTTGTGCTCGCGTCAGGCGCTCTCGCCGGCGCATTGAACGGCATTATCATCGATAAAACCGGCGTCCCGCCCTTCATCGTGACCTTCGCCATGATGGGCGTCGCAGCCTCCGTGCCGCAGATCATCACGGGTGCGGAATCGATCCGTGTCATGGATTTTGGTTACCGTTTCATCGGGCAATATAAGCTGTTCGGAATTCCCTTCCCGGTCATCGCCCTTGCTGTCGCCGTCGTGCTGGCTGCCCTCTTCATCAAGCGGACCGTGACCGGCACGCATATTTTCGCGGTTGGCGGCAATGTCGAGGCGGCCCGTCTGGCAGGCGTCAATACCTCCCGCATCACCATTCTCGTCTATGCGATCTCCGGCTTCTGCGGCGCCTGCGGCGGCCTGATCTACGGATCGCGCCTGATGACGGGCTATCCGACCGCCGGTCGCGGCGACGAGCTGTTCTTTTCGATTGCAGGTGCAGTGGTCGGCGGCGTCAGCCTGTTCGGCGGCATCGGATCGATCTGGGGCGCGATGATCGGCGCCACCCTGATCGCTACCATCTCCAATCTCATGAACGTCCTGAACGTCAGCGCCTACTGGCAGCCCCTGGTGATCGGCGTGATCATCCTTGTCGGCGTGACCTTTGACACGATGCGTTCATCCAGCCGGCTCTCCCTGCCCTGGGTCGCCCTGCTGAAGAAGAAGTTTTCGGCCAGCGCCTGA
- a CDS encoding histidine ammonia-lyase, translating into MFKSTILLKVASISFLLANVAHAEINLTGHDTTPEMIVRIADGEEVKVCPDDLQRVAQSYAVLLQAAKEGQEIYGLTVGVGWNKDRKMVDASGELTPELMEASREFNEGLLRAHSVGVGPDAEPRIVRAAMAVRLNNILTGGPGVQPHVAEMLVSFLNNGITPIMPSRGSVGQADMTLLSHIGLAMLGEGDVIYQGQRQPASEAFSKAGIEPLKPFGKDGLAILSSNAYAAALGAFAVHDAEQLLRVSQLVYALSLEGLNGNVSPLLEDVTALRPFPSYVRSASDLRSILKGSYLWEKDEKRILQDPLSYRTAPYLLGSFTDSIQRTKALLHIQINSSDDNPGVAVNVTPKSDLYQATRGYVKGGAVLPTANFEPLTWVISFEEMAVVLAHNATTSSERVLKLNNPVHTKLPRYLGTENTHHAFLVVEAPLMALATEARALAQPTSFDSRPIAGGVEDVGTNAPFVVERVRQQIDDNFSILAMELLHAAQAADLRLQEQPTRKLSETTKRFHDKVRETIPFLNADRSMTPDIAAGTEFLKAFR; encoded by the coding sequence ATGTTCAAATCCACTATTTTATTGAAAGTAGCCAGCATCTCATTTCTGCTCGCAAACGTGGCGCATGCGGAGATCAATCTTACCGGGCACGATACGACGCCTGAAATGATTGTGCGGATCGCCGACGGTGAAGAGGTGAAGGTATGTCCAGATGACCTCCAGCGCGTTGCCCAGTCCTACGCGGTTTTACTGCAGGCGGCGAAAGAGGGACAAGAAATATACGGCCTGACAGTAGGGGTTGGCTGGAATAAAGACCGCAAAATGGTCGATGCTTCAGGGGAGCTGACACCCGAATTAATGGAAGCATCGCGCGAGTTCAATGAAGGTCTTTTGCGCGCGCATTCCGTTGGCGTCGGACCTGATGCCGAGCCCAGGATCGTTCGTGCAGCGATGGCTGTGCGACTGAATAACATTCTGACCGGCGGACCGGGTGTACAGCCCCATGTTGCGGAAATGTTGGTGTCTTTTCTGAACAACGGGATCACTCCCATCATGCCGTCAAGAGGCTCCGTTGGCCAGGCGGATATGACATTGCTTAGCCATATCGGACTCGCGATGCTGGGTGAAGGGGACGTAATTTATCAAGGGCAGCGGCAACCAGCGTCCGAAGCCTTTTCCAAAGCAGGCATCGAACCTCTGAAGCCATTTGGAAAAGATGGCCTGGCCATTCTGAGCTCGAATGCTTACGCGGCGGCGCTTGGCGCTTTTGCGGTACACGACGCAGAGCAGCTGTTGCGAGTCTCGCAACTCGTTTACGCGCTAAGCCTCGAAGGCCTGAATGGCAACGTCTCTCCTCTTCTTGAGGACGTCACGGCACTGAGGCCTTTCCCAAGTTATGTACGCTCAGCCAGCGACCTTCGATCCATTCTCAAAGGGAGCTATCTGTGGGAGAAAGATGAGAAGCGGATTCTTCAGGATCCACTAAGCTACCGGACGGCACCCTATCTTCTTGGCAGCTTTACCGACAGCATTCAGAGAACCAAAGCTCTATTGCATATCCAAATCAATTCTTCCGATGACAACCCGGGAGTGGCCGTCAACGTGACGCCGAAGTCCGATTTGTACCAAGCGACGCGGGGATATGTGAAAGGGGGCGCTGTTTTGCCCACGGCGAATTTCGAGCCTCTCACATGGGTTATATCCTTCGAAGAAATGGCCGTCGTGCTGGCCCATAACGCCACTACCTCGTCCGAACGGGTGTTGAAACTTAACAATCCGGTTCATACCAAACTGCCGAGATATCTGGGGACCGAGAACACGCACCACGCGTTCCTGGTTGTTGAAGCACCGTTGATGGCGCTGGCCACGGAGGCGCGTGCTCTCGCACAGCCTACATCCTTTGATTCCCGCCCAATTGCGGGTGGGGTCGAGGATGTTGGAACAAATGCCCCCTTTGTGGTTGAAAGGGTCCGCCAGCAAATTGACGACAATTTTTCGATCCTGGCGATGGAACTGCTGCACGCCGCACAGGCAGCCGACCTGCGGCTGCAGGAACAACCGACACGCAAGCTCTCCGAAACGACAAAACGTTTTCACGACAAAGTTCGCGAAACGATACCATTCCTGAATGCTGATCGATCAA
- the xylB gene encoding xylulokinase has protein sequence MQRDLVAGVDSSTQSCTIVLRRLEDGAVIAEARKPHPPTTPPRSEQAPEAWWQALVSAFGELTTYLPRIAGISVGGQGHGLVMLGDDGLPLRDAKLWNDTESARDADILRQKLPLKDWAGRTGSVPAAALTVSKLAWTERMHPGTIARARKIMLPSDYLLYRLSGRAATERGVSSGTGYFNPFTNQWDHALAELAAPGIDWESVLPDIIGSSEAAGVAQRIDGLEALQGAIVGAGSGDNMTAALGMGIRAGDVIISFGTSGTLYGRTTIGIKDAAGSINGYADAADAFLPMITTLNSAKVTDAFRRILRATTEEFDTLALATEPGARGLVLVPYLDGERTPDLPDATGMLTGIRSDVEPGQIARAAVEGVICGLLEGGDYLASLGLERNGRLIVTGGASRSKAYRQILADLTGQQVWTCNLPEAAAAGAAVQAAAAVTGQHTAKIAEQWEPRYEIVAEPRAQDAARSEDVREAYRAALPLAKWRKE, from the coding sequence ATGCAACGCGATCTCGTCGCCGGCGTCGATTCCTCTACGCAATCCTGCACGATCGTGCTTCGGCGTCTGGAAGACGGCGCCGTCATTGCCGAAGCCCGCAAGCCGCACCCGCCAACCACGCCGCCGCGCAGCGAACAGGCGCCCGAGGCGTGGTGGCAGGCGCTCGTTTCCGCCTTCGGTGAACTGACGACCTATCTCCCGCGCATCGCCGGCATTTCCGTGGGCGGCCAAGGCCATGGCCTTGTCATGCTCGGTGACGACGGCCTGCCGCTGCGGGACGCCAAGCTCTGGAACGACACCGAATCCGCGCGCGACGCGGACATTCTTCGGCAGAAACTGCCGCTCAAGGACTGGGCCGGGCGAACCGGATCGGTGCCGGCCGCAGCCTTGACCGTGAGCAAGCTCGCATGGACCGAACGCATGCATCCCGGCACGATCGCCCGGGCGCGCAAGATCATGCTGCCGTCCGATTATCTTCTCTACCGGCTGAGCGGACGGGCCGCCACCGAGCGCGGCGTCTCCTCGGGAACGGGATATTTCAACCCCTTCACCAATCAATGGGACCACGCGCTTGCGGAACTGGCCGCACCCGGAATCGACTGGGAAAGCGTGCTGCCTGACATCATCGGCTCCAGCGAGGCCGCAGGCGTGGCTCAGCGGATCGATGGGCTTGAGGCGCTTCAGGGCGCAATCGTCGGCGCCGGCTCCGGTGACAACATGACGGCGGCGCTCGGCATGGGCATCCGTGCCGGTGACGTGATCATTTCTTTCGGCACCAGCGGAACCCTTTACGGACGCACGACAATCGGCATCAAGGATGCGGCCGGCTCCATCAACGGCTATGCGGATGCTGCCGACGCCTTCCTGCCGATGATCACCACACTGAATTCCGCGAAAGTCACGGACGCATTCCGTCGTATCCTCCGGGCGACCACCGAGGAGTTCGATACGCTCGCCCTTGCGACCGAACCGGGCGCACGCGGACTTGTCCTCGTCCCCTATCTCGATGGCGAACGGACCCCCGATCTGCCTGACGCCACGGGCATGCTGACAGGCATTCGCAGCGACGTCGAACCGGGGCAGATCGCCCGCGCCGCCGTGGAGGGCGTCATCTGCGGTCTGCTGGAGGGCGGCGATTACCTCGCATCTCTCGGGCTGGAGCGTAACGGCCGGCTGATCGTGACGGGCGGCGCGTCCCGCTCGAAAGCCTATCGACAGATCCTTGCCGACCTCACCGGACAGCAGGTCTGGACCTGCAACCTTCCGGAAGCCGCAGCCGCGGGCGCGGCAGTTCAGGCAGCCGCGGCGGTCACCGGACAGCATACAGCGAAAATCGCCGAACAATGGGAGCCCCGATACGAAATCGTGGCGGAGCCGCGCGCGCAGGATGCCGCGCGGAGCGAGGATGTGCGCGAAGCCTACAGGGCCGCGCTGCCCCTCGCAAAGTGGAGGAAGGAATGA
- a CDS encoding SIS domain-containing protein, whose protein sequence is MQSEHEWVGRAKEVIRADAAAILGTLDGVDETFLAVAGKFIACKGKILVTGSGTSGAIASRAAHLLSVGGTPAFYLPPADGLHGGLGVLQKEDLVLALSKGGSSDELNDFCARARTLCAGLISITADPKSPLAQMSDEVITLTLPANSDLGAVVATGSSLATAAVTDALVEVCRVARGYGWDRLLFTHPSGAVGRDAEDSLKRLQNAGG, encoded by the coding sequence ATGCAGTCAGAACATGAGTGGGTCGGTCGCGCCAAAGAGGTCATCCGTGCGGATGCTGCGGCCATTCTTGGAACGCTTGATGGGGTCGACGAGACCTTTCTGGCCGTTGCCGGGAAATTTATCGCGTGCAAGGGCAAAATCCTGGTCACCGGCAGCGGCACCTCCGGCGCAATCGCCAGCCGCGCGGCGCATCTTCTTTCCGTCGGCGGCACGCCCGCCTTCTACCTGCCGCCGGCCGATGGCCTGCATGGCGGCCTCGGCGTCCTTCAGAAGGAGGACCTCGTTCTTGCCCTTTCGAAGGGTGGCAGCTCGGATGAGCTCAACGACTTTTGCGCACGCGCCAGGACGCTCTGCGCCGGCCTGATCTCGATCACCGCCGATCCGAAGTCGCCGCTGGCGCAGATGTCGGATGAGGTGATCACGCTGACGCTTCCCGCCAACAGCGATCTCGGCGCCGTCGTTGCCACCGGCAGCTCTCTTGCGACCGCCGCCGTTACCGACGCGCTCGTCGAAGTCTGCCGCGTCGCGCGCGGTTACGGATGGGACAGGCTCCTTTTCACCCATCCTTCCGGCGCCGTCGGCCGTGATGCCGAAGACAGCTTGAAGCGACTGCAAAACGCCGGGGGCTGA
- a CDS encoding sugar ABC transporter ATP-binding protein, which translates to MSSYKATDITKSFGGVGVLHGIGFEVKPGTIHGLFGHNGAGKSTLLKILAGAQPQDNGTLSVDGETVTLTSPREALGKGIGCVYQELRLIPNLTVAENLFLGREVTLHGLKKTAEMNAYCKTLLASYGLHVDVTRTVKGLSHPEKQLLEVIANLEGKVRYLFLDEPTTALDGNQSTELLAHVRRIALERNIGVVLVSHKLDEVLAVCDEATVLSGGRVVYHAAGEDVSKQAIVDAIVGDAHGKHVASRREARAAGEIFLKVEGLAGKRLKGADIIARRGEVLGLYGLIGSGRTRFLRTLYGMEPISSGTVEISGKRYTPSSPKLAIQNGIAFLTEERKQDGFIPLMSSFQNVVLSTLTRYRNNGIVDLNAARASAQKTLASIGTRGRLDAPTKSLSGGNQQKVLLGRIIEQDADLILLDEPTKGVDIGAKSDIYDIIRRLADEGRCIVVVSSEEEELVEICDRIAIFQHGFCTTAPKPVEEWSLGKLREAAWAPAA; encoded by the coding sequence ATGTCGAGCTATAAGGCGACAGACATCACCAAGTCCTTCGGGGGCGTCGGGGTCCTGCATGGCATCGGCTTCGAAGTGAAGCCGGGAACGATCCATGGTCTCTTCGGCCACAATGGCGCGGGCAAATCGACCTTGCTGAAAATCCTCGCCGGCGCCCAGCCGCAGGACAATGGCACGCTCAGCGTCGATGGCGAAACCGTCACCCTGACCTCGCCCAGAGAGGCGCTCGGCAAGGGCATTGGCTGCGTTTATCAGGAACTGCGTCTCATCCCGAACCTCACGGTTGCGGAAAATCTCTTTCTCGGCAGGGAAGTGACGCTGCATGGCCTGAAGAAAACCGCCGAAATGAACGCCTATTGCAAGACCCTGCTCGCGAGCTATGGCCTGCACGTCGACGTGACGCGGACCGTAAAAGGGCTTTCCCATCCGGAGAAACAGCTCCTCGAAGTGATCGCCAACCTCGAAGGCAAGGTCCGCTATCTCTTCCTCGACGAACCGACCACCGCACTCGACGGCAATCAGTCCACGGAACTGCTGGCCCACGTCCGCCGCATCGCGCTTGAGCGCAATATCGGCGTCGTGCTGGTCTCCCACAAGCTCGATGAGGTTCTGGCGGTCTGCGACGAAGCGACCGTGCTTTCTGGCGGGCGGGTCGTCTACCATGCCGCCGGTGAGGACGTCAGCAAGCAGGCGATTGTCGACGCCATCGTCGGCGACGCCCATGGCAAGCATGTTGCCAGCCGGCGCGAGGCGCGGGCTGCCGGCGAAATATTCCTCAAGGTTGAAGGCCTGGCCGGCAAGAGGCTGAAGGGTGCCGATATCATTGCCCGGCGCGGCGAGGTTCTCGGCCTTTACGGTCTTATCGGCTCCGGCCGCACCCGGTTCCTGCGCACGCTCTATGGCATGGAACCCATATCCTCCGGTACGGTCGAAATCTCCGGAAAGCGCTACACCCCATCGAGCCCCAAGCTCGCCATCCAGAACGGTATCGCCTTCCTGACCGAAGAACGAAAGCAGGATGGCTTCATCCCCCTGATGTCCTCGTTCCAGAATGTCGTTCTCTCGACGCTGACGCGCTACCGCAACAACGGGATCGTTGACCTCAACGCGGCAAGGGCCTCGGCGCAGAAAACACTCGCCTCGATCGGCACACGCGGACGGCTCGACGCTCCGACCAAATCGCTGTCGGGCGGCAACCAGCAAAAGGTGCTGCTCGGCCGCATCATCGAACAGGATGCCGATCTCATCCTTCTCGACGAACCGACCAAGGGCGTCGACATAGGCGCGAAATCGGACATATACGACATCATCCGGCGTCTGGCCGATGAAGGCCGCTGCATCGTCGTCGTCTCCTCGGAAGAGGAAGAGCTGGTGGAAATCTGTGACCGCATCGCGATCTTCCAGCACGGCTTCTGCACAACCGCGCCGAAGCCGGTGGAAGAATGGTCGCTGGGCAAGCTTCGCGAAGCCGCATGGGCGCCCGCGGCATGA
- a CDS encoding DNA-binding transcriptional regulator: protein MPRRPLQKLQASLVARRFYIEQKTKSQIADELGISRFKVARLLDTALADGIVKIEINDQGDMNTELAEKLRQKYGLKAALVLDGPDLHSNELFEPLGLLAADYLEESLIDGQLLGLSWGRTLSATGKALGRLPRVDVVQAGGSPAGLDLSQNPTELVHRVARASGGAAYPLFGPMWVDDPDLIARLRNETSIASAMSRYDKIDVLAVGIGSWRPAESCLCSGFPEDWRRDALKKNVCADVCATLIDEDGEAVASPLDQTGLCLSTDQLRRIPERIGIGGGIEKADAIRATLKGNWVTTLITDAGVARKLMAT, encoded by the coding sequence ATGCCTCGACGCCCACTTCAAAAACTTCAGGCTTCCCTCGTCGCTCGCCGTTTCTACATCGAGCAGAAGACCAAATCCCAGATCGCCGATGAACTGGGCATTTCCAGATTCAAGGTCGCCCGCCTTCTCGACACCGCCCTTGCCGATGGCATCGTCAAGATCGAGATCAACGACCAGGGCGACATGAACACGGAGCTGGCCGAGAAGCTCAGGCAGAAATACGGCCTCAAGGCCGCCCTTGTTCTGGACGGCCCGGACCTTCATTCGAACGAGCTGTTCGAGCCGCTTGGCCTGCTCGCAGCCGACTATCTCGAGGAATCGCTGATTGATGGCCAATTGCTCGGCCTGTCCTGGGGCCGCACCCTTTCCGCCACGGGCAAGGCGCTTGGCCGTTTGCCGCGCGTGGATGTCGTGCAGGCTGGCGGAAGCCCTGCGGGGCTCGACCTTTCCCAGAACCCGACCGAACTGGTTCATCGCGTCGCGCGTGCCAGCGGCGGTGCGGCCTATCCACTGTTCGGCCCCATGTGGGTGGATGATCCCGACCTGATTGCAAGGCTTCGCAACGAGACATCCATCGCAAGCGCCATGTCGCGTTACGACAAGATCGACGTGCTTGCGGTCGGCATAGGCTCCTGGCGGCCGGCGGAATCGTGCCTGTGCTCGGGCTTCCCGGAAGACTGGCGGCGTGATGCATTGAAGAAAAACGTATGTGCTGACGTGTGCGCCACCCTGATCGACGAGGATGGAGAGGCTGTCGCGAGCCCGCTCGACCAGACCGGACTCTGCCTGAGCACAGACCAGCTTCGGCGCATTCCCGAGCGCATCGGCATCGGCGGCGGCATCGAAAAGGCAGATGCCATACGGGCCACGCTGAAAGGGAACTGGGTGACAACGCTGATAACCGACGCTGGGGTGGCAAGAAAGCTGATGGCGACCTAA